A single Trichocoleus desertorum ATA4-8-CV12 DNA region contains:
- a CDS encoding DUF4935 domain-containing protein yields the protein MSQKKEDNDFDIFIANSIFPEANSIFTLNIKSLKEIKDYCYIVVDTNALLIPYTTGKQSLEQIKNIYRSLVAENRLIIPGQVAREFAKNRTNKLLEVYQQLSRKRNLNLTVSSYPLLEQLAQYQEIKELEETISKALKNYRNKIGEILDEIYEWNWNDPVSRIYNELFSINNVVFDLPIDREKLENDLKKRQLHSILPGYKDSSKEDKGIGDLLIWHTILEIGKTFERSVIFISGDEKTDWWHRSDNQPIYPRYELVNEFNRCSKGKSFYIISFSQFLELYEASEPVIEEIKNNEQRGVLNQIKETVPISQENIEEKVLDWIINRYQAHGPKIKFNVLIFNYIVSFLNQAKYGILVRKVNNHADLIRCLSITQSLSMSTLVDKVILILVCGDLESANIAVDRVSYLDLKRNFSIEVGYVSSENSFCHLYRKES from the coding sequence TTAAAGATTATTGCTATATTGTCGTTGACACAAATGCACTACTCATCCCCTACACTACAGGGAAACAGAGCCTTGAACAAATTAAAAATATATATAGATCTTTAGTCGCAGAAAACCGTTTAATTATTCCAGGGCAAGTGGCACGCGAATTTGCAAAAAATAGAACCAATAAGCTTCTTGAGGTCTATCAACAATTGTCTAGGAAGAGAAATCTTAACTTAACAGTTAGTAGTTATCCTTTACTTGAGCAACTTGCTCAATATCAAGAAATCAAAGAGCTCGAAGAAACTATTAGTAAAGCCCTGAAAAACTACAGAAATAAAATAGGTGAGATTTTAGACGAAATATATGAATGGAACTGGAATGATCCTGTAAGCAGAATATATAATGAGCTTTTCAGCATCAATAATGTAGTATTTGATCTACCAATCGACCGAGAAAAGTTAGAAAATGATTTAAAAAAACGTCAACTTCATAGTATACTGCCAGGTTATAAAGATTCTTCCAAAGAGGATAAGGGGATTGGCGACCTATTAATTTGGCACACAATACTTGAGATTGGCAAGACTTTTGAAAGAAGTGTTATCTTCATCTCTGGAGATGAGAAAACTGATTGGTGGCATCGAAGTGATAACCAACCTATATATCCCAGATATGAACTTGTTAATGAGTTTAATCGTTGCTCTAAAGGTAAATCATTTTATATTATTAGCTTTTCTCAATTTCTGGAACTTTATGAAGCTAGTGAACCTGTAATTGAAGAAATAAAAAATAATGAACAAAGAGGTGTCCTTAATCAAATCAAAGAAACAGTACCAATTAGCCAAGAAAATATAGAGGAAAAAGTATTGGATTGGATTATTAATAGGTATCAGGCTCACGGCCCAAAAATTAAATTTAATGTTTTAATCTTTAATTATATTGTTAGTTTTTTAAATCAAGCCAAGTACGGCATACTAGTAAGAAAAGTTAATAATCATGCAGATCTTATAAGATGTTTGAGTATAACACAGTCTTTATCTATGAGTACTTTGGTAGATAAAGTAATACTTATACTTGTTTGTGGAGATTTGGAAAGCGCAAATATAGCAGTAGATAGAGTTTCCTATTTAGACTTAAAAAGAAATTTTTCGATTGAGGTGGGCTATGTTAGCTCTGAAAATAGTTTTTGTCATTTATATAGAAAAGAGTCATAA